One part of the Phycisphaerae bacterium genome encodes these proteins:
- a CDS encoding alpha/beta fold hydrolase: MCVQAVTGRWLGVWLGALAAARWAGAVEPQPVSFNAADGVRIAADYYAPPPAERGDAPMVMLLHMYRSDRTAWAPLIAPLHDAGFAVLALDLRGHGESATTETRELVLNRDPEIFRKMQDDVRGAYDWLVQQPRIDRARFALVGASVGGSIALQYAARDRSVDAVVCLSPGLNYMGLDSAGDLRQITGRKILMLATADERDAPYTLRRESKGVEVEIFQDQKAHGTDMLGVVPELEQRIARFLKKSVGSSTTTTVYGSIERNIYHAGDSDWVQEIAATNLRYYSSPQEAEARGLRPAKSKGPGASGRGRRRS; the protein is encoded by the coding sequence ATGTGCGTGCAGGCTGTGACGGGGCGGTGGCTGGGGGTGTGGCTCGGCGCGCTGGCCGCGGCGCGCTGGGCCGGTGCGGTCGAACCGCAGCCGGTGTCGTTCAACGCGGCGGATGGCGTCCGGATCGCGGCCGACTACTACGCGCCGCCGCCGGCCGAACGTGGTGACGCCCCGATGGTGATGCTGCTGCATATGTACCGGAGCGACCGCACGGCGTGGGCCCCGCTGATCGCGCCGCTCCACGATGCGGGCTTCGCCGTGCTGGCACTCGACCTGCGCGGCCACGGTGAGAGTGCGACGACGGAGACACGCGAGCTGGTCCTGAACCGCGACCCCGAGATTTTCCGCAAGATGCAGGACGACGTGCGTGGGGCCTACGACTGGCTTGTCCAACAACCGCGCATCGACCGCGCGCGGTTTGCGCTCGTTGGCGCCAGCGTCGGGGGCAGCATCGCGCTGCAGTACGCCGCCAGGGACCGCAGCGTGGATGCGGTCGTGTGCCTGTCGCCGGGGCTGAACTACATGGGGCTCGACTCGGCGGGCGACCTGCGCCAGATCACGGGCCGCAAGATCCTCATGCTCGCCACTGCGGACGAGCGCGACGCCCCGTACACACTGCGCAGGGAATCCAAGGGCGTCGAGGTCGAGATCTTCCAGGACCAGAAGGCCCACGGCACCGACATGCTCGGTGTCGTTCCCGAACTCGAGCAGCGCATCGCCCGCTTCCTGAAGAAGAGCGTCGGCTCGTCCACCACGACGACCGTCTACGGCTCGATCGAAAGGAACATCTACCACGCCGGCGATTCCGACTGGGTCCAGGAAATCGCGGCGACGAACTTGCGCTATTATTCTTCGCCGCAGGAAGCCGAGGCCCGTGGGCTGCGGCCGGCGAAATCGAAGGGCCCGGGTGCGTCCGGTCGCGGCCGGCGCCGCTCGTAG
- the metF gene encoding methylenetetrahydrofolate reductase [NAD(P)H] — MRIRELLTTGRPSFSFEFFPPKDDEGFAQLRATIASLHELQPTYVSVTYGAGGSTRRQTLDLVTKLQSEYGIRPVAHVTCVDSSRSEILSVLECLDEAGVQNVLVLRGDPPGGTGPFVPHADGFTYASELAAFARRYFDFCLGGACYPEGHIEAPSPEIDLENLKAKVEAGCEYLITQLFFDNQRYFDFVGRARAAGIGVPIIPGIMPITNVRQIERFTQQCGATIPEPLLSELRLLRDDPNAVLSLGVAHATAQCVELLQRGAPGIHFYTLNKSPATRTILTALRTVYPPARRPAGS, encoded by the coding sequence ATGCGGATTCGCGAACTGCTGACGACGGGCCGGCCGAGCTTCTCCTTCGAGTTCTTCCCGCCGAAGGACGACGAGGGCTTCGCACAACTGCGGGCGACGATTGCCTCCCTGCATGAGCTGCAACCGACGTACGTGTCCGTCACATACGGGGCCGGCGGCAGCACCCGCCGGCAGACCCTGGACCTCGTGACGAAGCTCCAGAGCGAATACGGCATCCGGCCCGTCGCGCACGTCACCTGCGTCGACTCGTCGCGCTCGGAAATCCTGAGCGTGCTCGAGTGCCTCGATGAGGCCGGCGTCCAAAACGTGCTCGTGCTGCGCGGCGATCCCCCGGGCGGCACTGGGCCGTTCGTGCCGCACGCCGACGGGTTCACCTACGCGAGCGAGCTGGCGGCGTTCGCCCGGCGTTACTTCGATTTCTGCCTCGGTGGCGCGTGCTATCCCGAGGGGCATATCGAGGCGCCCAGCCCGGAGATTGATTTAGAGAACCTGAAGGCCAAGGTGGAGGCGGGCTGCGAATACCTCATCACGCAGCTCTTCTTCGACAACCAGCGCTACTTCGATTTCGTTGGCCGGGCCCGGGCCGCGGGCATCGGCGTGCCGATCATCCCCGGCATCATGCCAATCACGAACGTCCGCCAAATCGAGCGTTTCACGCAGCAATGCGGCGCCACGATCCCCGAGCCGTTGCTCAGCGAGTTGCGGCTGCTGCGCGACGATCCCAACGCAGTGCTGTCACTCGGCGTCGCCCACGCGACCGCGCAATGTGTCGAGCTGCTCCAGCGCGGCGCGCCCGGCATCCACTTCTACACGCTCAACAAATCGCCGGCGACGCGCACGATCCTGACGGCCCTCCGCACCGTCTACCCCCCGGCCCGCCGTCCCGCGGGCAGCTAG